In a genomic window of Erigeron canadensis isolate Cc75 chromosome 5, C_canadensis_v1, whole genome shotgun sequence:
- the LOC122600733 gene encoding pyruvate kinase isozyme G, chloroplastic-like, which translates to MAAIINLRTISPAAATALNLNSDRLSSKSCLNYNNNNEESLFINSNNKKQITKLMTSTAAVVVKCMNIAEPVFSPNGPLFPPSSDGSLRQPQISQIAQRKTKIVCTIGPSSSSREMIWKLAETGMNVARLNMSHGDHASHKKTIDLVKEYNAQFEEKVISIMLDTKGPEVRSGDVSKPILLREGQEFNFTINRGVSTEDTVSVNYDGFINDVEPGDTLLVDGGMMSLAVTSKTKDLVKCEVIDGGELKSRRHLNVRGKSATLPSITDKDWEDIQFGVDNEVDFYAVSFVKDAEVVHELKAYLKRCNADIHVIVKIESADSIVNLPSILAASDGAMVARGDLGAELPIEEVPILQEDIIRRCQNLQKPVIVATNMLESMIDHPTPTRAEVSDIAIAVRQGADAIMLSGETAHGKFPLKAVKVMHTVALRLESSSVNPVPPVRKSPYKSHMGQIFGFHAATIANTQSTPIIVFTRTGSMAVTLSHYRPFSTIFAFTNEKRIKQRLMLYHGVMPIYMEFSDDAEETFSRALKILVDKSLVKEGQYVTLVQSGAQPIWRQESTHHIQVRMVQG; encoded by the exons ATGGCAGCCATTATTAACTTACGAACAAtttcaccagcagcagcaacagcatTGAATTTGAATTCAGATCGTCTTtcttcaaaatcttgtcttaattataataataataatgaagaaTCATTATTCATcaatagtaataataagaaaCAAATCACGAAGTTAATGACTTCGACGGCGGCTGTTGTTGTCAAGTGTATGAATATCGCTGAGCCGGTTTTTTCTCCCAATGGTCCCCTCTTTCCCCCA TCTAGCGATGGCAGTTTGAGGCAACCTCAGATATCTCAGATTGCTCAAAGGAAAACAAAGATAGTGTGTACGATTGGTCCTTCATCAAGCTCACGGGAAATGATATGGAAGTTGGCTGAAACAGGGATGAACGTTGCACGTCTAAATATGTCACATGGGGATCATGCATCACATAAGAAAACCATTGATCTAGTGAAGGAATACAATGCTCAGTTTGAGGAAAAGGTTATATCAATAATGTTGGATACTAAG GGACCTGAGGTCAGGAGCGGAGATGTATCTAAACCAATACTCCTTCGTGAAGGACAAGAATTCAATTTTACAATTAATAGGGGAGTCAGCACAGAGGACACTGTTAGTGTAAATTATGATGGCTTTATAAATGATGTCGAGCCTGGAGATACACTACTGGTTGATG GCGGGATGATGTCATTGGCTGTTACCTCTAAGACCAAAGATTTAGTAAAATGTGAAGTAATTGACGGCGGAGAATTAAAATCAAGGAGACATCTTAATGTCCGTGGAAAAAGTGCAACTTTGCCTTCAATAACAG ATAAAGACTGGGAAGATATACAGTTTGGAGTGGACAACGAGGTTGATTTCTATGCCGTCTCATTTGTGAAGGATGCTGAAGTGGTTCATGAGCTTAAAGCTTATCTCAAAA GATGCAATGCAGATATCCATGTGATTGTGAAAATCGAGAGTGCGGACTCAATAGTGAATCTTCCTTCTATACTTGCCGCGTCTGATGGG GCAATGGTTGCACGTGGTGACCTTGGTGCAGAGCTTCCTATTGAAGAAGTCCCTATATTGCAG GAAGATATCATTAGAAGGTGCCAAAACTTGCAGAAACCTGTTATAGTAGCAACAAACATGCTGGAAAGCATGATTGATCACCCAACCCCTACAAGAGCTGAAGTCTCTGACATTGCAATAGCAGTTCGACAAGGTGCCGACGCTATCATGCTTTCTGGAGAAACTGCCCATGGCAA GTTTCCACTGAAAGCTGTGAAAGTTATGCACACTGTGGCATTGAGGCTTGAATCAAGTTCTGTTAACCCGGTTCCCCCTGTTCGTAAATCTCCTTACAAG AGCCATATGGGTCAAATTTTTGGCTTCCATGCTGCAACAATAGCCAACACTCAGTCTACTCCTATCATCGTATTCACAAGAACAGGGTCCATGGCTGTAACTTTAAGCCATTACAGGCCATTCTCAACTATCTTTGCCTTCACAAATGA AAAAAGAATTAAGCAAAGATTGATGCTTTACCATGGGGTGATGCCCATCTATATGGAGTTCTCTGATGATGCCGAAGAAACCTTTTCAAGAGCTCTGAAAATTCTAGTG GATAAGAGTTTGGTGAAGGAAGGGCAGTATGTTACCCTTGTCCAAAGTGGAGCGCAACCAATTTGGCGTCAAGAGTCTACTCACCACATACAAGTTCGTATGGTCCAAGGTTGA
- the LOC122601808 gene encoding uncharacterized protein LOC122601808: MVKQNVSYKIGDDMSISMWYDKWCSEGPLSNFISKRILYDTIMDVNTRLSTMTNNGQWMWPEGWVERFNILQNITVFCFCKWTRRIKLFELLESRDKQQVEFSTKQAWQDMRINWPKVVWNDVIWFKQFDTRHAFILWLVIQGRLMTLDRVAKWNHNDSLQCGRCNSGSDNHEHLFFQMQIY; this comes from the coding sequence ATGGTGAAACAAAATGTGAGTTACAAGATTGGTGATGACATGAGTATTTCCATGTGGTATGATAAATGGTGTTCAGAAGGTCCATTGAGTAATTTTATTTCTAAGAGAATTCTTTATGATACCATAATGGATGTGAACACGAGATTAAGCACTATGACTAATAATGGACAATGGATGTGGCCTGAAGGTTGGGTGGAAAGAtttaatattttgcaaaatATTACAGTGTTTTGTTTTTGCAAATGGACAAGAAGGATAAAGTTGTTTGAGTTACTAGAGTCTAGAGATAAACAGCAAGTGGAATTCTCTACTAAGCAGGCATGGCAGGATATGAGGATTAACTGGCCAAAAGTTGTTTGGAATGATGTGATTTGGTTTAAGCAATTTGATACAAGACATGCTTTTATACTTTGGCTTGTAATACAGGGGAGATTGATGACATTGGATAGAGTTGCAAAATGGAATCACAATGATAGTTTGCAATGTGGACGCTGCAATTCTGGAAGTGACAATCATGAACATCTATTTTTTCAAATGCAAATATACTGA
- the LOC122600726 gene encoding vesicle transport protein GOT1-like, producing the protein MVGFEMDDWKKIGLGLTGFGVFFSFLGVMFFFDKGLLAIGNILFISGVIMTIGVKSSLQFFMKPSNLKGTISFGIGFFFVIIGWPVIGMAIEAYGFIILFSGFWPTLSVFVQKIPIIGWVFQQPFIRSFLDRYRGRRAPV; encoded by the exons ATGGTTGGTTTCGAGATGGATGATTGGAAAA AGATTGGGCTCGGATTGACTGGATTTGGTGTATTCTTCTCGTTTCTGGGGGTCATGTTTTTCTTCGACAAGGGATTACTTGCCATCGGAAAT ATACTTTTCATTTCGGGAGTGATAATGACCATTGGTGTCAAGTCGTCTTTGCAGTTCTTCATGAAACCCAGCAACTTGAAG GGCACAATTTCTTTTGGCATTGGTTTCTTTTTTGTCATAATTGGATGGCCTGTAATAGGAATGGCAATAGAGGCTTATGGTTTCATTATTCTTTTCAG CGGCTTCTGGCCCACACTATCAGTTTTTGTGCAGAAGATACCTATTATTGGTTGGGTGTTTCAACAGCCTTTTATTAGATCG TTCCTTGATCGCTATCGTGGCAGAAGGGCTCCTGTATGA